CTTCCTCCAACTTAGCACGGTAGGGTAGAACTATATCCTCAAGTACCCTATGGTATACACTAGCCTTGTTTAGAGCTATGCTTACAGCCGTTAGTACCTCACGATAATCTAGATCACCCATACCAGTTTTCTGTATGCCTGCAATCCTTCCATCCTCGCTAACTGCTACAACCATCCTCGTATCAGCTACTTGCTCTTCCTCGTATGTTGGATCAACTATGAGTTTTCCAGCCACCTTAGCGATAGTTACTGTCACTACACGGTGATTTACGGGTAGTATCATTGTGTATTTGCTGCGGTCTACCTGGTATCCGTTCTCAGTCTTCACAGCTGTTGGCAGTCTAGCAGAGAGGAGAGCAGCCATAGCAGCCAACATCGAAGCATCGAACAAGTTGCCATCATGGTTCAGCACGTATATATCCACGAATACGCGCCATACATGCTTTCCGGGTTCTAAGACAAGCTTGTCTAGGGCTACAGCCTTTATCTCACGCAGACTCCTATCTATCACGCGTGCCAACTCTATAGCATTCTCGTCTGGTGGGCCTGGCTCAAACGTCGGCGACGCAAGCGGCACAAACTCGGCATGTACGACAAGGACCCCCTCATTAGGTGTATCGGGGAAAGGAGCAACTATGTCAGTCTTTATACCAGCAA
The window above is part of the Pyrodictium delaneyi genome. Proteins encoded here:
- the rrp42 gene encoding exosome complex protein Rrp42, which encodes MSITPSFQPVVPKLKRYTMETLLSRGVRLDGRKLDEVRSIEIVPGYIERAEGSALVKLGQTVVLAGIKTDIVAPFPDTPNEGVLVVHAEFVPLASPTFEPGPPDENAIELARVIDRSLREIKAVALDKLVLEPGKHVWRVFVDIYVLNHDGNLFDASMLAAMAALLSARLPTAVKTENGYQVDRSKYTMILPVNHRVVTVTIAKVAGKLIVDPTYEEEQVADTRMVVAVSEDGRIAGIQKTGMGDLDYREVLTAVSIALNKASVYHRVLEDIVLPYRAKLEEEMKAETPGEEQQPPPPPPKEHEEPVEATEVVDEAVQEADESGNE